TTTGGAAGTGTCTGCCGTCCATGTTGTATGACCCCTAACGTACAAATTTACGGTGTATTAAATACTCGATTGATCGTTACTATTGAGGAATTGAAGCAACTAAATcactctcttcatctgttcATTTCAAAGGGGTGATTCATGCACTGCATCTCATGTCCATCTAAAGTCTATAATGTCTATCACAGAACCCTTGAACCCTTTCTACAACATCTGTCATGACATCTGAGGGTGTGGCTAAAACTATTCGAAAGTATCCAGGCATGCCGAAGCAGATGCCGGGCAATACAAAGACTGCTTCTTCGTTATAAAGGGCAGTTGCAAACGcgacatcatcttcgagGTCCGGAAATGCATCTCTTGAGATTTTCGCAAAACAATACATTGCTCCGCTTGGAAAGGTGGTGCTCAAACCAGGAGTATCTGACAGTCCCTGATAAACGATTTTCGCCAATGTCTAAAGTTAAAAGTTTAGCAAAACAAGGATCAAAGGGCAGCACCGGatgcaactcacctcaatcttGTATATAACCTCATCAAACCATTCGGACTCTGTCGCGAGAATCGTGGGCAGTGCGGCCTGAATGATGGAATTCGGACCCATGAAACGGTTACCCCATACTGCCATCCCTCGCTTGACATCCGCTGCCACGCCTAATGGATCATGTAGGGCGGCCCACCCGAATCGCCAACCTGGGACCAAGAATCGTTTGGATAACCCTGATAGCGTAATGATTGGTACAGATTTGGACAGGGAAGCCAATGGAGTGAAGGGCGAGGACCAGGTCTGTAGAAGGGTCAGACTTGATCTAACAGAGAAGAAGGCACTCACCATATGCCCATATATCTCATCCGCAATAATCGGTACTTTATGTCTCTCCGCTACTTTCAACAAATCCTTCAACACTTCTCGACTGTAGTTGCTTCCACAAGGGTTGCTAGGATTGGTCTTGGATGTTTATCAGCTTGTCTCCCCCCCTTTATAGATGAACGCATTCATCTACTCACAAGGATAATAGCTCTGGTATCCTCGTCGCACAATTGATCAACCATGTCCAGGTCCACTTCCCAATCGTTCTCCTCGATACAATCATAATATCGAATTTCTGCATCAAGATCGGCAAGTAAAGCTGTGTATTGAGCAAAGCCGGGACGAGGGACAAGTATATTGGCACGTTCGACGGAAGCTGGAGGTATCATGACCGAGAATAGTAGGTCAAGAGCTTGGCCGACACCATGAGTCTAATACGCTGTTAGTCTTTGATACATCGGACCAATGAAGAAGCTCACCAGTACAATGTCACTTGCGTCGTAATCTACTCCATCCCATCTTTTATGATAATCTACCACCGCCTGTCTAGCTTCCATCGATCCGACTCCATTCAAATAGCCAtttgctcttcctcctgaAACCGCACATTCCACTGCAGCGATGGCAGCTGCgggaggaggatgaagagggtAATGGGTGGGATCTCCTAAGCCCAGATTAATCGGGACCTTTGAAGTTGAGGGAGCATTAGCAGTAATAGAAGCCAGAGTCTCTCTGATTGGATTTTTCGATCGGTCCTGTGCGACATGGTCAATAGAATGAAACCAGTTGTTGGTGAAATGACTCACGACAGAGGGAGAGATTCGAATATTCCATGTTCGACCCgctttgatcgatgagattTTCACTGGTGCCTCCGAATGGGAGTTCTGAGCGTTGAGCAATCGAATATCGGGCATCTTAAttccttgttcttgataGCATACAAATATAAAAATACGATACAAGCTGGTAGTCTAATCACAAAATGATTCAAAAGGGGGGGTTGAGAAGGCAATACATCGTGCGTTCCCTGCTTTATACACCCTCATCTTGCACATGCATGTGTGTAGATCGTTATCGGTGACCACTGTCGCAGTAAGATATGCAAATGTGCCAGTGTCATTCAGAAAATATTCAAAAGCCACCGTTGCAAAATAGCATTCTCGGAAATTGAGGTTTCCAAGCTCCGGCCGGAGAATTGCCAAGTTCCGGCCGAGGAATGACGTTTGACCAAGATCCGGGATTGATGTTCTTTCGATTTGATAGATAACCTTTCTTACGTTAATGTCAAACGGGATCCAACAAATCAGTCAGTAAATAAACGCTTCACCACTTCGTCCGTTCGTCCGTTCGACTGTCATGATGAGACACATTCACGTGAGGTCACACTTTCTACGGGATGTTTCATTGAATGTATACATTATAAAGCGGGTACGAATCAATCTAATTTCTACATATATCTACAAAGCGGTCCCTTCGGGCATCACCTGTTCAGCTAAACCCATACCTGTACGCATCAAGTCAAGACGGGTAGAGAAGATCTCAGCAAGCAGGAACGCAGCGAAAGAAGCGTCAGTCCAGTAGGACAGATGAGCCGTTATCATATCTAAATGACATGCGTCAGCTGACAAACACGATCAAAAGGTAGAAGCACGTACCCAGGTATTCGCTTACACCGGCAGAGGGCAAATAAAAGTCCACATTACCATGAGAATTCAGTGCCGAAAATCGTCGTTCACCCCTTGTGCCCTCTAGtctttcttcaccactgGGCCCAGACATCTGTGCATTGCCTGTCAGGAAGGCTTCATCGAcgacaactcacctcgatgcCACTCGGAAGACGGATCACACCTGGTCGGACAGGTTTCTTCTCGCCCGTCCCTCCACCAAGATAGGATGGGAGATATCTAGATATCGTAGTGAAGCCATCGGTGACAGGAGCATAAAATGGCGCAGTGACGGACGTAATAGCAAGAGGCGGTCGCCGAGCAGCCAGTTTCACATCGACCGCAGCGTTGAGTTGATAGCTGAGTCAAGGGGTAAGTTTCTAAGTCTCTAGTAATGAGGCGACTTACGCTACAGGATCAGTGAAATAGAAGATGTTGTACAGGCTACGATCATCGTTAACATATGTGACCGGGTCGTTCACTTACGAGTCTATGGCTAAACAGCCATATTTACCAGCCCGATCGAGCTAAGAGATATGTGAGCAATGATTGATACATGGTGTTCATCCACTCACTGCTTCGTCCTGTGGAGAATGCATAGTCCTTTCCCTACCCTTTCTGGGCATAAGTTGTGCTTGCTCCagatgaaggaagattcCCAATGGGCTGCCGCACAAGAACAAATTGCTGGTGTTGAACAGGAATCTATCACGCGTTTGCGTTATGACTTGCTTAGGTAATTGGGATAAGGAGGGCATTTTGGTAGGTTGATTAGAAAGGATTTGTGCAGCCAGAGCAGAGCCAAGCTGTAATGTACATGTAAGACATCTTGGCAATGACTACCTAGGGCGACTCACCGAATGACCGATAATATGAATGCGTCCATGCTTTTCAAAATCGGGATTTCGCGCAACCCACAAGCGATAGAGTTTATTCGCTTGCATGCATACCGCTTCAATCATTTTCTGGCGATGATGCGACATGTAAAGAGGTATATCAAGCAGGACCTGGTTTTTGGTTTAGCTATCGACTCATGACTTCGGCAAGTGACTTACTGCGTTAGTCAACTCTCGTACATATGGTATCGATTTGTTCATTGTAATGTCTGATGCAACTGTCAGCTGATGGGGCAGGGATTTTGGAGTGACTGACCGGAAATAGTAAATTGATTGTCCATGCCGTGAGCCCTGTCCTCCTCAGTCTTCTCATCACTAAGATCTATCGACGTACGCCATTGTACAGGAAGAATCTGTGATATGCAGGTAAGACGAGAATTTTATACACATTGACTGCACTGGACTCACCTGACACCGGCGGTCACGAATAATAGATGCAAGAGCTGGATTGGCAGATTGCTTTCTATGACAAATGTTAGTGTGGGCATGGGAATATTTTGGAGACACTTACCTCAACACCTGTCGCAACTGGTTGCCAGCGTAGCTGCGAAAGAAGTCAAACActtcttcatgatcagaTATTGAGAACTCACACAAAATTATAAGCCTCGTATTGTGTTGCTAATTGCTGACCTGATAACGGATGTAAGCTCAATGAAACAGACTACCTAAACTTACCTATACCGTGAATCACGAGTAGAAGATCTGTACATGGCGAGGCATCCTCTTCAGAGTCCACCTAGAACCATGATTTAGCTTTGTCGCGCAGATGACATCCTCACTCACTACAGGTGCGTTTTCCTCCTCTATCGCATTCCTCGTATCGGCAGAGAATCCGACTGGTCGATTACgtttctcttcatcttttaGATCTTCTAATCCCTTTTTCACTCCACTCAATGTCTCTCCAGCTGTAAGGCCTAAGCCTTTCACGGCAGCACCGACAACGGTCTCCAGcttcttttcattctttccttccttcgAACTCCTATCTTTTGACAACGCTCGGTGATGCATTGAAGGCGATTTATCGGCAACGCCGGAGCGCTGACTGCTGGCACTACCCCGACGAGATAAAGGTCTGCTCCTTCCGGGAGATGCATCTCCTTTGTTCTTGCCCGATGCAATCGCAGCAGGACCGTAACCACGATAGACGTATGTGCCGGATGGCTTGGCTCGCAGAGATGCCCAGAATGCACGGGTGAGGTAAGTGAGAGTACCGGTACTACACACATGTGTTATTGATGTTCGCCAACAACACCGGATCACTCACGTTATCAAACGAcccttctctccatcttcgaa
Above is a genomic segment from Kwoniella shivajii chromosome 8, complete sequence containing:
- a CDS encoding tyrosine aminotransferase; its protein translation is MPDIRLLNAQNSHSEAPVKISSIKAGRTWNIRISPSVDRSKNPIRETLASITANAPSTSKVPINLGLGDPTHYPLHPPPAAAIAAVECAVSGGRANGYLNGVGSMEARQAVVDYHKRWDGVDYDASDIVLTHGVGQALDLLFSVMIPPASVERANILVPRPGFAQYTALLADLDAEIRYYDCIEENDWEVDLDMVDQLCDEDTRAIILTNPSNPCGSNYSREVLKDLLKVAERHKVPIIADEIYGHMTWSSPFTPLASLSKSVPIITLSGLSKRFLVPGWRFGWAALHDPLGVAADVKRGMAVWGNRFMGPNSIIQAALPTILATESEWFDEVIYKIETLAKIVYQGLSDTPGLSTTFPSGAMYCFAKISRDAFPDLEDDVAFATALYNEEAVFVLPGICFGMPGYFRIVLATPSDVMTDVVERVQGFCDRHYRL